The following is a genomic window from Laribacter hongkongensis DSM 14985.
AAACCCGCAGGTCCAGGCCGAGCGTCTGAAGCTGCGCCAGACCTGGTGGGATCGCCCGCAGGACCTGGACGAGCTGGCGCGTTTTGCCGCGTCGCGCGTACCTCCGCGGCCGTACGCCTACCAGCCGGACTGAACGGCCGGTCCTTGCTGCATCCGTCACGCCCCCGCCTTGCGGGGGCGTGGTGTTTTGGGCCCCGGCCAATTGGTCCGACCGGCACCGCCCATCGAAAATGCATAAATCAACAGACCAAAGGATGCCAAATTCGGGGTCACGGTCTTG
Proteins encoded in this region:
- a CDS encoding DUF3460 family protein → MAMYQSDYTRFMNEFLEQNPQVQAERLKLRQTWWDRPQDLDELARFAASRVPPRPYAYQPD